Genomic DNA from Cucumis melo cultivar AY chromosome 10, USDA_Cmelo_AY_1.0, whole genome shotgun sequence:
CATCTGACCATCGTGAACAACTGCAGCGCCATCCTCAAGATCCATATGGAAAAGCACCACAAGATCCATATGGAAAAGCACCACGTTTGAAGAAGGAATATCAAGTTCCATATGGAGAGCCAAACTTAAAATCACCTGAACAAAATGTGCAACAATCACGTCCTCGAGTACAAATTCAAGACCCATCTGATTCACGAGAGCCTTATCGCCATCGAAGGAATGATGTCGTTGATGATGACAACAGAAGAAATCAACAAAACAACATCCTACTTATGCCTCTACCCCGTCAAACCAATCCATTAATGTGGTTTGGAGCAGTCTTTTGCGCAATCTTTTGGGTGCTTGTAATCGTTGGAGGACTAGTAATCCTCATTGTATACCTCATCTTCCGCCCGAAATCTCCACGGTTTGACGTAGCAACAGCCAATCTAAACGCAGCGTATCTCGACATGGGGTATCTACTAAATGCAGATGTGAATTTACTAGCAAACTTCACAAATCCAAACAAGAAAGTGAGTGTGGATTTCAGCTCAATGATACTCTATCTTTACTATGGAAACACACTCATTGCTACCCAATTCATAGCACCATTCTCAGCATACAAAGAAGAATCAATGTTGATTAATATTCATATGGTATCAAGTCAAGTGAGACTACCAATTTTGGAAAGGCAAAGACTACAGAAACAATTGGAGACAAATGGGATTAAGCTTGAGCTAAAAGGGCTTTTCAGAGCAAGGTCTAATTTTGGTACTATGCTGAGATACTCTTATTGGATGCACACTTATTGCCAATTGTTTGTTGGTGGACCTCCTACTGGTGTTCTAATCAAAAGTAACTGTAAAACAAAACATTGAGACCTTGTCCAAACCAAGTGTCATGCTTTCGCTTCTTCTGATTATTTGGTGGAATTTGGttgtttatttcctttttcctttgAGCGACTTGCTTAAGTTTTCTACCTTCTAGGGGGACAGATAAGATATCATTAAAATAGATGAATTCTGACTCAATTATTTCGTATTTGGTCTCCAATGGGTAAAATGTAACAAAGACATGACATTATGAGATTTTTTGACGGTATCTTCAATAAAAATAAGACACATCAACTTTGTGCTTCATCTTAATCAAAgtaaagaaaaagtaaatattTGTGTGTTCGAGAAAATTTACATGCATCTCGACTTATCTTTCATGAAACTTGTATTACCTTACAGCATCTCGGCATCTTGGAAACTCGAAAGATATTAAATCCTTGGTATACCTGAAATTTAGCAAAACACTAATACGTTTTACATTATACTTAATTTTACTAAAAGTACAGTTGCCACTAATTACGTAAATGATAGTAATCCCAAATGAAGCCTaaatttgtaatatatattactTCAATTTTTACAGCAACAAAAGTTTGATGATGAGTAAAGCTAAGGACAATAGGTCATTGGAACGAGTTTAAGAGGCAATTTCGCAACAGTTAGACCAGCATCCTCTTCCATATCcatatcttcttctttcatcCCATCATGCAATTTCCAATTAAATTGGCAATAAATTAGCCAATACCAACTTCATCATAACAATCCCCACGTTCATACCAGGACAGTTTCTTCTACCACCTCCAAATGGTAATGACTGAAAGTTCTGTATTCCCATAAATCTCTCAGGTAAGAATTCTTCTGGATGAGTCCAGTAACTCGGATCTCGCGCATACAATGACATGAAGATGAGTTTTGGGATCAATGTCGTAACCATTGAGCTTAAAATGGGACAGGGTTTCTCTTGGGAGTGGAAGTGGAGCAGGTGGATGCAACCTTAGAACCTCTTTCAACACCATTTTTAGATATTGAAGTTTTTCAAGGTGATTCTCCTTTACTAGATCCTGTTTTATTTAGCTTCTGATCTCATCTCGTAGCTTCTTCATTACATGTGGATTCTTAACTAGCTCTACCATTGCCCAAATAATGGTGCCTGCTCCTGCAGTCACTCCAGCTATCCTAACTAAAGCACAAATATCCAAAGGGTAAAAGTAGAAATTTAGCTTCACAAGAGGTTGGAGAATCGAAAGAGACGGTGTCTTGGTTTTTGGTATTTGAAAATCAAGTCTatttttccttaatttcttACGATATGTTGAGAAAGCTTCGTCTCGagtaaaaaagaattaattatAAGCCCAACTCGCTAAAAGAAAATTTGgtttagattttaaaaatataggtacaaagtagataacaaaacaAGAAATTTAGACATAGAAAGGGTGTTTAcgaacttaatttttaaaaactaaaaactaaaaactataGGTTACCGTACAGACCCTCAgctattggtttttttttttcataacctaatgaatttttaatttttagattttggAATTTTGTTGAGATAATAAGCTAACTTTTTCTTAAGAAAACTCATTTTCAAAagtatatttatgttttttttaaaagctTTTCCATCTCAACaccatctctctcttttttGAACTTACCTTTCTCTTTACAACATTCCTCATTCTTTTAACTTGTTCTAAAATTCTTATCTCTAACATCTCTTTTATAACTATGCTTTTGCACAATACAAAATTTATCAGTCTCTTCAACTTTTGTTTGCTACACCAACATTACCTACATCCAACTTATCTTTTTTCCCCttacttttatttctttaaaattgatATGTTTTCTTTTACCTTTGATCTTTACAAaactctttctttctctttcctcAACTCaacttcctctctctctctttaacATATATTCCTCGAACATGTCTCTCTAGATAAACTTTCTCATTCTCTCTTTAGGTTGTCTCTAAACATGTCTCTCCCCAACTTCCTCCTTTTAAAACATCTTCCTCTTACTTACCTCGTCTAACATATTTCGTATGGTCAAAGTGAACTTAACTCAATGGTTATTGACATGATCTTCCATCTTAGAGGTGGAAGGTGAAACCTTCTACCCTAGAATTTATGTACTAAAAATTATCTCGTTTAATGTCTCTCCTAATCTCTTTTTTGTAACATTTTCCCGTCTCTACTTtctctccttctcttttctATCTCTAACTCAATTATTTCTCAACGTATCTTTCTTTAACTCTTAcggtttaatttttctttctctagAATTTACATCTCTCACTCTTTCTCTCTAACATATAACCATTGCTATCCCTTCATAACCTTTATATTACCCTTGGGCCTTTCTAATGTATCTCTCtaaatttctctttcttcactatttttttaaaatagaaaataaaaatagttaCAAATATGCATGTTGTATGGTGTAGAACATAaccaaaaacagaaaaataagaaaagaaaagttgagGTTACCATGACAATTGCCTTGATGCAATCTCTTAGTTAGTTGTAAGGCATCACTAGGCCATTTCCAACAAAACATCAacaatatttttcttcattCTTAGAAGCCCCTTCGACTACTTGTTCTAGAAAAGCATCAAGCTCAGCAAAGCTCTTTTCCAGCCTCCTGTTAACGCCAACCCACACTAGGAAAGAAGTCTGTCATGGAGAAACTTCCCCATGCTACTATTGCTTTACGAATAAGGCTGCTGAAAATTTCCATATTCTCTAGTTCACCCCTTCTAAACCTCTTCTTAAAAGCTATCGGCGTTATTATTTTTGCAGCGAGAGTATATGATTCCTTACTCAGATCAACAGGAATTCCAAGAGATGAAGATTGGGAGATTAACTTTAACAGCAGAGCAACTTCTTCTTCTCTGATCAAGTAAAACGACTGCACTCGCCGAGCGCTAAGGACCTCAAGAACACAAATCTTACGGACTTCCCCCCAATATATAGAGATAAACCTATGTCTAAGAAGTTGTATGAGAATCTTGCACTAGCGGTTAAGAGAGGTCGACCGCAACAAGTGGCAGGCGCAGCTGAAGAGGAGATTATGAGGGTTGGAAGAGAACCAAGTTTTAGGAGCATGATGGGGCCGTATTTTCTTGAAAGTTTCCACAATGAGCGATGGGGGAGGGGGCCAAGAAGGTGCAAGTGACCCAACAGAGAAAGCTTTGGAGGGGTTGGAGGAAGTTTCTTGTTGTGTGTCTTTGTTTTAAGAAGTAGTAGGAAAGACAGAACCAACAGCAAGAACACAGAAACCACCcagattcttctttttcataatgCGTAAGTTTTTACACATTTTCTCCATACAAAAGCACTTCACTCTCAAGACAGAACCACCATGCTACCTGATTCTTCTTTCTACCATACTTCAGAATATGTTAAATTAtgcacacacacatatatttttatacatataaaaactaaataacGTGTCCTCAAAGTGACAtgtccttttttctttctttgtaaaTTGACGTCTCGCATGATGTCAGTGTCTATACTTCTTAAAGTGGGCAGCAGTATGTTTAACAGCCTCTCAAAAATGCAATGAACCCCATTAAACTACAAATAATGTCTTTGACAATGAAATAAGTTATTTTTCTCACATCTCATAAAAGCCAAAGAAAAATTGTAGTTATCTTCTTCCAAACGATTGTATTTCTAGCTTTACATTGAAACCACCACCCACGGGACTCCAAAGGATGGACACCAAAATGAGAGGACAAACTACCCATAAAAATGGAGGCTACCACTTATAATTAGCAAACAGCTAGTAACAATGGAAGGAAGACTCAAAAACGGCCACACGAAAACTCGAGGTTTGTGTGTAATTTAGAAACCCAGAAGAACTTGAACTAGATTAAATTGGGGATTTTGTATATGTCCATAGAAATTAGGGAATAGCAACAGAACATCATATAAACATAAAAACATCAGAGTTTTCAAGATTCTTGAACTCTTCCAAATTCTAATGAAATCGAAGCCAAAAATTCTAGCCATGCCCCAGTTCTCAACGGGAAGAAggagagaaaacaaaaaaaaagtcaaattttaaaaaagttccGTTGCCGGGAATCGAACCCGGGTCTCCTGGGTGAAAGCCAGATATCCTAACCGCTGGACGACAACGGATTATTGATAAACAAAGGCTTATTAATATCCTTAATCTATATTTCATAATAAAACTATTATCCTCAATCTATATTTCCATTAAAACTATTCATTCATTTATTTTGATAATAAATGtttatgaaaaaattattttaaataaaaaaattatattgatAAAATATTACAAGTAATCAATCAGTGTTTATTTGTGacattttggttcattttactatattttaaaataccatcatgtttgttttatttttgtttttagtcaATTTTTTTCGACATAATATTTGTATTTGGTGGGATTTGGATTTGAATCATTATTGGAGGTCGGTGATTTGATATGAGAAAATGAGAAATAAGTCAAACAAAGTCATTGTCTTCCTTCCACACCCACAAGCTTTGTGGGCTATTATTTATTTGAGTCATATCTGATCTTGAGAAATAAAGTGTGTTAGTCAAAATgtaaaaacatatttatttgtttgtattttgtttttcaatCAAGTATGAGgtcattattttagaaaatagcTGACGTTTAGAAAATGAGCCAAATGTTTTAGTTTTACGCTCATACTTAACTTTGGCCGCTATCACATCATTCCACACATAGAAAATCATTAAAAGATCTTTCTTGTGTGCTAAAGAAGGGGTGTGAGATTGTGAGATTGGGTCAAATCTAGACTGCATCTAATTATTGCTCGATTTGAGGAAAGACGtcaatcaaaattaaaattgggaAGCCAAATTTTCCCCTTGGCCAGTTTaccacattcatttttttttttttttttgtagacgATAAAGACTAGAGTGGAAATCATATTGGTAGATCCTGTATAAGGGTCTCAGTATCGTTTGATCCTACCCTAGAGAGTCTTGTTCTTAAAAGGATAACTGAATCCTTTACGGTTCCATATTGGGTAAACAGATCTCCCTAAATTACTTACTCCAAAGCCTTGTGTGTTGACATTTAACTTAAACTTTGGACTGCCTTTGAGCAAGCGAACGCCATTGTGTTATTTTGACCGCTTTGCAAGTGATCTCTTTCCAAAATACAAATTCACGATATGTTAAGGTCGATTGGACGTTAAACTTAAACAAATGTTGCAATTTTTACCCTCAATTGATCAATTATTCCTAATAgaaaaaaacatataattttAAAGCGTAGGCATAAAACAACGAACCAAATATTAATAAACAACTAAATCCAACcccaataccaaaaatgtctcttCTTCTAAGATTaagttattttatatatatatatatgtatgtattgtatATTATATATAGATCGACATATTTATTCCATTTGGATAACAAACAAACTAAAAGCTAGTTTAAGTAAGGCATAGGAACAAGTTTAAGAGGTGCTTTTTTGGCAATAGCAAGACCAAAATCCTCTTCCATATCCacatcttcttctttcattccatctgccaatttccaatcaaaacaatgtaacaaattaGCCAATGTCAACTCTATTGTAAAGATTCCCATATTCATTCCTGGACAAACTCTTCTACCACCTCCAAAAGGTAATAACTCATAGTTTTGtcctatataattaatattactTTCCATATACCTTTCTGGAAAAAACTTTTCGGGGTTAACCCAACACTCTGGATCTCGCCCAATGGCCCATACATTGACATGAAGATGAGTCTTGGGATGTATATCATAACCATTGAGCTTAAAATGTGACATGGTTTCTCTTGGTAGTAGAAGTGGGGCCGGTGGATGCAACCTTAAAACCTCTTTCACTACCATTTTTAGATATGGAAGCTTTTCAAGGTCGATTTCTTTTACTCGATCTTCTTTTATGTGACTTTTGATATGGTCTTGTAGCTTTTTCATTACTCTTGGGCTTCTAATTAGCTCTGTCATTGCCCAAACGATGGTGTTTGCTCCGGTTTCCACTCCTGCTAGAAAGATATCCTAAAAAGAACAACACTTTTCTTgagatgaaagaaaaaaaataagatttgaatttcatttggtagcaatttaattttttttttttgcttttaaatttttagaaatgaattactcatttttctttctctaggagtatcagattttttttaattgcttACGAGAGAAGTAAAGAATCTACCACATAACAAATTATAATCGAATAAATAGAGGTATAAATGCACTTAAACATTtctattttaaaacttaaacttATCAACATTATTTAATATCTTACATTTTTGTCTGTGacctaatattttttttcacaaatatttcagaaaacaaatcaaagttttgaaaactaaaaataatttttttttttagaaaaaaatgacTTATATGCAATGTTAGATTGTAACTatcccaaagaagaaaaaagataacaagataagttttttaaaagaaaaagtttatcATAACTTGTGATTAGTCACATTTAGATGGTTGGCACAAAAATAAGTGAAATATGCTTCGGCTAGGTTCTACCTATATTCAGGTAACTCTActcatttaaaaattttcatttgacctaattaaatgaaattgtTATTTTTCTGCTATATAACATCTGACAGCTCCGATAGGAGAAACCTATTAATTGTCATTTTTCTTTTGGACTTTAGTTAAgaatttaaatgtttttaaaaatgaaCAGATTACTCTATAATTGTTTGAAAAAATCTAATTAATTTTCGAGAGTGAAATGATTATAAAATATAGAACCAcctaatcaaaattttaaaatatttagcCTATTACCATGATTAGTGCTTTAATGCAATCTTGAGTAAGGATGAGTGCATCAGATTGAAAGCCATCTCTCTTCATTCTCAACAAAACATCAACAATGTTTTCTTCATTTCCAGAAGTTGCCTTGTGGAAGTTCATACGATCATCAACTACCTTTTGAAAAAAAAGCATCCATCTCACCAAAGCTCTTCTCCAACTGAACACCACTGATTCGATCAACAATCCAACCGATACTCGGAAAGAAATCGGTAATCCAGAAGCTTTTCAGGGCATCAGTTGTTCTACACATAaccttttgaaaattttggttatCTAATTCACCCCCTCTAAAGCTCTTCCCAAAACCAATTCTTGTTATAATAATGGCAGTAAGAGAATAGCTTTTGTCACTCAAATCAACTGGATTTGAAGGAAAGTTTAAGGAGTGTTGAGAGATTGAGTTTATGAGCAAACTCACTTCCTCTTCTCTAATATGATGAAATGATTGCACTCGTTTAGTACTAAAGAGCTCGAGCATGAAAATCTTTCGAAGCTCTCTCCAACGCACGCCATATGGGGATAAATTCAGGTCTTGAAAGTTGTAGGAAAATCTTCCACTTCCCGTTAAGCGAGGGCGGCTGCAAGATGCGAGATCGTGGTGTTTGAATAGATCTCTCGCGGCTGTTGCGGAAGAGATGACGACGGTCGGGATGGAGCCAAGTTTCAGGAGCATGATGGGACCGTGTGTTCGTGAAAGGTTGCATAAAGAGCGATGAGGGTGGGAGCCAAGGAGGTGTAAATGACCCAATAAAGGAAGCTTTGGAGGTCTTGGAGGAGGATTGGTAATAAGCTTCTTGCTGTTGCTGTGAATaagcttttttgttttgagaAGAAGTACAGAAGTTAAGAGAAAGAGGAGAGGAAACCATATGAAAATGCTACTCATCATCATCTCAACAATGTAATAATGCATTTTCAAGGTTTGGGCAAAGTCTATATATATAGGGAActtttatcatatatatatatattgacaaTGTTGaacaattattaaaatttataaaaattttcttaccTTTCATGCACATTTTAAGTTCCTTATCTATCTACATTTATTCTTTCTTGCATACTTTATATAATTGTattatttagtttatatttttgttaCCATCACCGATTAGAGAGAAAGTCTTGCATGATATGCTGTAATGAAATATTGAGAAAGAAGAATGATTTATATGCTTAGACAAATTGTGTAATTGGATGAATATATTTAGGTTATATGTGTAGGAAAATCTCTTATTTAAATCTTTACATAGTGACTATTAGTATCTGTTAGATAAATATAAAGCCAAAATGAATAATATCAAACAACTACTAAGATATTTTGAGGGTCGTTGTTAATCTTAACATTCAGCCTCACAAATTGCAATTATTTTCGTCTTGTAAAATATCATATAGTTAAGTATGACTTCAAAGTTGTGTCAGCTCTATGTAGATATTTAAGAGCAATGATTTTAATCATTACAATGGAGTTTCGTGCTCTTCCTGATCACCTTTAAGCACACaaagaaaaaatcattttaaaaaagtgTGACGTGGCAAACGTTTATTGGGTGCCACCTTAATTTTTTTGCACAGAAAGATGGATAAAACTCGACTGGACCCATCCTTGATGAATAGGTAGAAACTGTGCTCTTGTTTCTTTAAGACAATTGGTCGATCGATGCAAAATATTTCTCCAGGTACGTCTCTGCATTATCCTAGAAACTCCATGACTTTTTGATAGTTAAACGATTGCCACACACCACACTTAAAAGGGACAGTAATACCCATTTTTAACAGGAAGAAGCTATAAGTGAATTATTGAGGTCAGTACTCTAAAAGTCATCAAATTAAGGAAGCTAACAAATTTGTGTTCCTAATTAAGAAACTCTAGGTCAGGACATACACTCACTCCTAATTAGGTTGAAGATTTGATCTCTCATCATCCGTTattcctaatttttttttaatatattctttttaCCAGCCATGCAAAGTTCAATCAAATTCACTCGGGATTGCACTAAGGCAGTTGTCATGGTAAATCTTAAATTTCTTATGCATAACACATAGTTTAATATTCGTTTAAATTATTTCCCAAAACTGGTGAGGATCgttcttaattttttaatacAGATTCTCTAGCAAAACCCATTTGTTTTGGTATAGTAATATTCGAAAGGTTTTATGCCATGCATAtttattgtttgttttaaaagataaaaaaagtaCAATTAATAGTTTggaaacctttttctttttataaatgaGAAATCCAAACAAGTAACAAGAGAGGTtacaaaatgattttttttttaaaaaaaaactttgcaTAGCACGTTATGAGAATTGTGGTTCGAATTTTCCTATCCCAATTCGTAGTTCTGCAATAATTGTCATTGTACATCCATATATATTTAGTTTTTTCAACTAACATGATCAAAGACCAAATTTCCTGTagtatgaaaagaaaaagtaatttTCTTGTGTTCATCTTTTGGAATGTGTGATCGCAGAGCTGGTTAGAAATTCAAAAGTAATGAAGAACAACATGAAATCAGAAGCACCGTAATTAAACAAGATCATGTGAAGGAGAACGAGCT
This window encodes:
- the LOC103488950 gene encoding uncharacterized protein LOC103488950, with amino-acid sequence MNRPETNPHFRRPLQPDRRSQQPPLQPQDPSDPPQPDPDPYSDPTTPWPVAEQRPTIGKAPRLKKNRQNPSYPPPPTQSPPSDHREQLQRHPQDPYGKAPQDPYGKAPRLKKEYQVPYGEPNLKSPEQNVQQSRPRVQIQDPSDSREPYRHRRNDVVDDDNRRNQQNNILLMPLPRQTNPLMWFGAVFCAIFWVLVIVGGLVILIVYLIFRPKSPRFDVATANLNAAYLDMGYLLNADVNLLANFTNPNKKVSVDFSSMILYLYYGNTLIATQFIAPFSAYKEESMLINIHMVSSQVRLPILERQRLQKQLETNGIKLELKGLFRARSNFGTMLRYSYWMHTYCQLFVGGPPTGVLIKSNCKTKH